A DNA window from Myxococcales bacterium contains the following coding sequences:
- a CDS encoding glutamate racemase: MAGSRTIPKARRPRRTSGGSTSSLSSSARSSTRSASARARSRAREPAGVSDRDQRRAAPLGVFDSGLGGLTVVRALRAALPYEDIVYLGDTARVPYGTKGPDTVVRYALGCARHLVGRGVKAIVIACNTVSAVAPERLRIELDLPVLGVIEPGARAAVRATRSHRIGVLATLGTVASGAYPRAVSALSTRAETTAQAAPLLVPLAEEGWTTGEVPRLAVERYLAPLARAGVDVVVLGCTHYPLLRGVIEEGTREAIGPHVAVVDSAEATAEDTAAFLSARGLTRPEDRLGTVRLLVTDLPRSFGAQAERFLGEAAVDVEAIDL; encoded by the coding sequence ATGGCGGGCTCGAGGACGATCCCGAAGGCAAGAAGGCCCCGAAGGACAAGCGGTGGCTCAACTAGCTCGCTCAGCAGCTCAGCCCGCAGCTCAACCCGCTCAGCGAGCGCACGCGCTCGGTCCCGCGCGCGCGAGCCGGCCGGCGTGAGCGACCGCGATCAGCGCCGCGCCGCCCCGCTTGGCGTGTTCGACTCGGGGCTCGGCGGGCTCACGGTCGTCCGCGCGCTGCGGGCCGCCCTGCCCTACGAGGACATCGTGTACCTCGGCGACACGGCGCGCGTGCCTTACGGCACGAAGGGCCCCGACACCGTGGTGCGTTACGCGCTCGGGTGCGCGCGCCACCTCGTGGGCCGTGGCGTGAAGGCCATCGTCATCGCCTGCAACACGGTGAGCGCGGTCGCGCCCGAGCGGCTCCGTATCGAGCTCGATCTGCCGGTGCTCGGGGTGATCGAGCCCGGCGCTCGCGCCGCGGTGCGGGCTACGCGGAGCCACCGCATCGGAGTGCTCGCGACGCTCGGGACGGTCGCGTCTGGGGCCTACCCGCGGGCCGTGTCGGCGCTCTCCACGCGCGCAGAGACCACGGCGCAGGCCGCGCCTCTGCTCGTGCCCCTCGCCGAGGAGGGCTGGACCACGGGAGAGGTCCCGCGCCTCGCCGTGGAGCGGTACCTCGCGCCGCTCGCGCGCGCCGGCGTCGACGTGGTCGTCCTCGGGTGCACGCACTACCCGCTCCTCCGGGGAGTCATCGAGGAGGGCACCCGCGAGGCGATCGGCCCCCACGTCGCCGTCGTCGACAGCGCGGAGGCCACCGCGGAGGACACCGCCGCGTTCCTCTCGGCCCGCGGCTTGACGCGGCCTGAGGACCGCCTCGGCACGGTGCGGCTCCTCGTCACCGACCTGCCGCGCTCCTTCGGCGCCCAGGCCGAGCGGTTCCTGGGCGAGGCCGCGGTCGACGTCGAGGCCATCGACCTGTAG